The following coding sequences are from one Achromobacter sp. B7 window:
- a CDS encoding ZIP family metal transporter — MLLLWVLLATITGGLIAVFVASWLAYKVFAQYLHHMVSLSVGVLLSVALLHLLPEAFEGAVGNAHALFGLMLASLIGFFVLEKIALLRHSHHHEGDGHHHHKGHDHHEAGRGGVLILIGSSLHNLCDGVLVAAAFLTDPLLGVLTAASIIVHEVPHKLSDFVVLLNAGLPRRRAFSLILFTSLCSAVGGIIGYFVLQQAQDWVPYILVVAASSFLYISVADLMPQMHERVSLSDAVPQLLLVGLGVALIYSVTTLMHHGHEHEADAGTGAPHAEHAHTH, encoded by the coding sequence ATGTTGCTGCTCTGGGTCCTGCTTGCCACCATAACCGGCGGGCTTATTGCCGTCTTTGTCGCCAGCTGGCTGGCCTACAAGGTGTTCGCCCAATACCTGCATCACATGGTGAGCCTGTCGGTGGGCGTGCTGCTGTCGGTGGCGCTATTGCACTTGTTGCCCGAGGCCTTCGAGGGCGCGGTCGGCAACGCCCATGCCTTGTTCGGCCTGATGCTGGCGTCGCTGATCGGTTTTTTCGTGTTGGAAAAGATTGCGCTGCTGCGTCATAGCCATCACCACGAGGGCGACGGGCATCACCACCACAAAGGCCACGACCACCACGAAGCGGGGCGGGGCGGCGTGCTGATCCTGATTGGAAGTTCGCTGCACAATCTGTGCGACGGGGTGCTGGTGGCGGCGGCGTTCCTGACGGACCCGCTGCTGGGCGTGCTGACGGCGGCGTCGATCATCGTGCACGAAGTGCCGCACAAGCTTAGCGATTTTGTCGTGCTGCTCAATGCCGGGTTGCCGCGTCGCCGTGCGTTTTCGTTGATCCTGTTCACCAGCTTGTGTTCAGCCGTGGGCGGCATAATAGGGTACTTTGTGCTGCAGCAGGCGCAGGACTGGGTGCCGTATATCTTGGTGGTTGCCGCAAGCAGCTTCCTGTATATCTCGGTGGCCGACCTGATGCCGCAGATGCATGAACGGGTGTCCCTTTCGGATGCCGTCCCGCAGTTGTTGCTGGTGGGCTTGGGTGTCGCGCTGATCTACAGCGTGACCACGCTGATGCACCATGGGCACGAGCACGAGGCCGACGCCGGCACTGGCGCGCCCCATGCGGAGCACGCCCACACGCATTAG
- the polA gene encoding DNA polymerase I — MKKTLLLVDGSSYLYRAFHAMPDLRNAQGEPTGALYGVVNMLRKLVSDHKAEYAACIFDARGKTFRDDLYPEYKSHRPPMPEDLAAQIEPIHRAVRALGWPVLAIEGVEADDVIGTLAKRAAEHDVHTIVSTGDKDLAQLVNSHVTLVNTMTGEVLDEPGVVNKFGVPPDRIVDYLMLVGDTVDNVPGVTKVGPKTAVKWLSEFGSIDKLIEGADSIKGVAGNNLREAIPNFPLTRQLLTVKYDCDLTGHVESVDDLKPRERDDATLTELYERYGFRTWLRDLTGDAERVPAGDARIAVDVPEAPAELDYRIISDWAEFDAWFERLQHASLVALDTETTSLDQMQARLVGLSLAVEPGVACYIPVAHRGPDGATQLPKAEVLARLKPWLEDASRAKLLHHAKYDAHVFANEGIALAGITDDTMLQAYVLESHRGVGLNDLAQRYLGRSGVSYEDLCGKGAKQIGFDEVAVDKAGHYAAEDADFTLQLHRVLRPMVAADQGLDRIYQLEIKVSAVLTTIERNGVKVDAEELGRQSHKLGQEMLRLEQKAYELAGQPFNLNSPKQLGEILFERMQLPVVRKTASGAPSTDEDVLTKLALDYPLPQVLLEYRGLSKLKSTYTDKLPRMINPATGRVHTRYSQAAVITGRLASSDPNLQNIPVRTEAGRRVREAFIAEQGVLLSADYSQIELRIMAHVSDDANLQSAFAAGEDIHRATAAEVFGVALADVSTDQRRAAKAINFGLIYGMGVFGLASNLGITRDAAQAYIDRYFARYPGVAMYMENTRRLAREQGYVETVFGRRLQLPEIRGASGPRRQGAERAAINAPMQGTAADLIKLAMVAVQDWLEAEKLQTRMIMQVHDELVLEAPDAEIDVVKEAVPRLMCSVAELRVPLVAEVGMGKNWEQAH; from the coding sequence ATGAAAAAAACCTTATTACTGGTCGACGGTTCAAGCTACTTGTACCGCGCTTTCCACGCTATGCCTGATTTGCGCAACGCGCAAGGCGAACCCACGGGTGCGCTGTACGGCGTGGTCAATATGCTGCGCAAGCTTGTATCTGATCATAAGGCAGAGTATGCCGCATGTATTTTCGATGCTCGCGGCAAGACTTTCCGAGACGATCTGTATCCCGAATACAAGTCGCATCGCCCGCCCATGCCGGAAGATCTGGCCGCGCAGATCGAACCCATCCACCGCGCGGTGCGCGCGCTGGGCTGGCCGGTGCTGGCCATCGAAGGGGTAGAAGCCGACGACGTGATCGGCACGCTGGCCAAGCGCGCCGCCGAACACGATGTGCACACCATCGTCTCGACGGGCGACAAGGACCTGGCGCAGCTGGTCAACAGCCACGTCACCCTGGTCAACACCATGACCGGCGAAGTGCTGGACGAACCCGGTGTGGTCAACAAGTTTGGCGTGCCGCCCGACCGCATCGTCGACTACCTGATGCTGGTGGGCGATACCGTCGACAACGTGCCGGGCGTGACCAAGGTCGGCCCAAAGACGGCCGTGAAGTGGTTGTCCGAATTCGGCTCGATCGACAAGCTGATCGAAGGCGCCGACAGCATCAAGGGTGTAGCCGGCAACAACCTGCGCGAGGCCATCCCCAACTTTCCGCTGACCCGCCAATTGCTGACGGTGAAGTACGACTGCGACCTGACCGGCCATGTCGAAAGCGTGGACGACCTGAAGCCGCGCGAGCGCGACGACGCCACCTTGACCGAGCTGTACGAGCGCTACGGCTTCCGTACCTGGCTGCGCGACCTGACCGGGGATGCCGAGCGCGTGCCCGCGGGCGATGCGCGCATCGCGGTGGATGTGCCGGAGGCGCCCGCCGAGCTGGACTACCGCATCATTTCCGACTGGGCCGAATTCGACGCCTGGTTCGAGCGGCTGCAACACGCGTCCCTGGTGGCGCTGGACACTGAAACCACGTCGCTGGACCAGATGCAGGCACGGCTGGTGGGCTTGTCCTTGGCGGTAGAGCCGGGCGTTGCCTGCTACATCCCCGTGGCGCATCGCGGGCCGGACGGCGCCACGCAGTTGCCCAAGGCCGAGGTGCTGGCGCGCCTGAAGCCGTGGCTGGAAGATGCGTCGCGCGCCAAGCTGCTGCATCACGCCAAGTACGACGCGCATGTGTTCGCCAACGAAGGCATTGCGCTGGCCGGCATCACCGACGACACGATGCTGCAAGCGTATGTGCTGGAATCGCATCGCGGCGTGGGGCTGAACGACCTGGCACAGCGCTATCTGGGCCGCAGCGGCGTGTCGTACGAAGACCTATGCGGCAAGGGCGCCAAGCAGATCGGCTTTGACGAGGTGGCTGTCGACAAGGCGGGGCATTACGCCGCCGAAGACGCCGACTTCACCTTGCAATTGCACCGTGTGCTGCGCCCGATGGTGGCGGCGGACCAGGGCCTGGACCGCATCTACCAGCTTGAGATCAAGGTGTCGGCGGTGCTGACCACGATCGAACGCAATGGCGTGAAGGTGGACGCCGAAGAGCTGGGCCGCCAAAGCCACAAGTTGGGCCAGGAAATGCTGCGCCTGGAGCAAAAAGCCTATGAACTGGCCGGCCAGCCCTTCAATTTGAATTCGCCCAAGCAGCTGGGCGAAATCCTGTTTGAACGCATGCAGTTGCCGGTGGTGCGCAAGACCGCCAGCGGTGCACCGTCAACCGACGAAGACGTGCTGACCAAGCTGGCGCTGGACTACCCGCTGCCCCAGGTGCTGCTGGAATACCGGGGGCTGTCCAAGCTGAAGTCCACCTACACGGACAAGCTGCCGCGCATGATCAACCCGGCCACGGGCCGCGTGCACACGCGTTATTCGCAGGCGGCGGTCATCACGGGCCGCTTGGCCTCGTCCGATCCCAACTTGCAGAATATTCCCGTGCGCACCGAGGCGGGCCGCCGCGTGCGCGAAGCCTTCATTGCCGAGCAGGGCGTGCTGCTGTCGGCCGACTATTCGCAGATTGAACTGCGCATCATGGCGCACGTGTCCGATGACGCCAATCTGCAAAGCGCGTTCGCCGCCGGCGAAGACATTCACCGCGCCACGGCGGCCGAAGTGTTCGGCGTGGCCTTGGCGGACGTGTCGACGGACCAGCGTCGCGCGGCCAAAGCCATCAACTTTGGCCTGATCTACGGCATGGGCGTGTTCGGCCTGGCGTCCAACCTGGGCATCACCCGGGACGCCGCGCAAGCCTACATCGACCGCTATTTCGCCCGCTATCCCGGCGTGGCGATGTACATGGAAAATACCCGCAGACTGGCGCGCGAACAGGGCTACGTCGAAACGGTTTTCGGTCGACGCCTGCAACTGCCCGAGATCCGTGGCGCCTCGGGGCCGCGTCGGCAAGGCGCCGAGCGGGCCGCCATCAACGCGCCCATGCAGGGCACGGCGGCTGACCTCATCAAGCTGGCCATGGTGGCCGTGCAAGATTGGCTGGAAGCCGAAAAACTGCAAACCCGCATGATCATGCAGGTACACGATGAACTGGTTCTGGAAGCGCCGGATGCCGAGATCGACGTGGTCAAGGAAGCAGTGCCTCGCCTGATGTGCTCGGTGGCCGAACTGCGCGTGCCGCTGGTCGCGGAAGTGGGCATGGGCAAGAACTGGGAACAGGCGCACTAA
- a CDS encoding dienelactone hydrolase family protein, with the protein MSFSAAAGNVAPTVIHTDTEGLVHADFKLPVADGSIAAYYAAPEGRQDLPIVLVVQEIFGVHEHIKDLCRRIAKAGYLAVAANLYERQGDASVYTDIPKLIAELVSKVPDEQVFSDLDASVAWAAENGGDPKRVAITGFCWGGRLTWMYAAHNPDVKAAVAWYGKLSVGHGPLIKRVAFDVVNELHAPVLGLYGGKDASIPLADIETMKTKLATGNAAARQSEFVVYPDADHAFLADYRASYQPEAAKDGWSRMLAWFQRYL; encoded by the coding sequence ATGAGCTTTTCCGCCGCCGCCGGCAACGTTGCCCCCACCGTCATCCACACTGACACCGAAGGCCTGGTTCACGCTGACTTCAAGCTGCCCGTGGCAGACGGGTCCATCGCCGCCTATTACGCCGCGCCCGAAGGCCGCCAGGACCTGCCGATCGTGCTGGTGGTGCAGGAAATCTTCGGCGTGCACGAACACATCAAAGATCTTTGCCGACGCATCGCCAAGGCCGGTTATCTGGCCGTGGCCGCGAACCTGTATGAACGCCAGGGCGACGCCTCCGTCTACACCGACATTCCGAAACTGATTGCTGAACTGGTCAGCAAGGTGCCGGATGAACAGGTGTTTTCCGACCTGGACGCCAGCGTGGCCTGGGCGGCGGAAAACGGCGGCGACCCCAAGCGCGTGGCCATCACGGGCTTTTGCTGGGGCGGTCGCCTGACGTGGATGTACGCGGCTCACAACCCGGACGTGAAGGCCGCCGTGGCCTGGTACGGCAAGCTCAGCGTGGGCCACGGCCCGCTGATCAAGCGCGTGGCGTTCGATGTGGTCAACGAGCTGCATGCGCCGGTGCTGGGCCTGTACGGCGGCAAGGACGCCAGCATCCCGCTGGCCGATATCGAGACCATGAAGACCAAGCTGGCGACCGGCAACGCGGCGGCCAGGCAGTCGGAATTTGTGGTGTACCCGGACGCGGACCACGCGTTCCTGGCGGACTACCGAGCCAGCTACCAGCCTGAAGCGGCCAAGGACGGCTGGAGCCGGATGCTGGCGTGGTTCCAGCGCTATCTGTAA